In the genome of Phlebotomus papatasi isolate M1 chromosome 2, Ppap_2.1, whole genome shotgun sequence, one region contains:
- the LOC129804454 gene encoding probable 28S rRNA (cytosine-C(5))-methyltransferase, which translates to MGRKVSFRDKEPSGPGRKARKQGDPKFSKEFMGASDGPKKLSHKQKKRAAKRVQKEQKFLGKKEKVKAQLKEKKMQLLEDSSDEEPSEMANGFKKGKMRQNFVSLKPAASDSELDSEMDEDMDEDAVKIGNLDDVSEDSGSEERDDFDGDDDGDLLPFEKASKKLKEKAREDKKLAEEELKLNIADQEEFKLPEEGDEEGPKSLDEVQQRIREIMRVLADFKAHRQEGKSRQDYMDVLRKDLCLYYSYNDFLMSTLMNIFPLGELVEFLEASETERPLTIRTNNLKTRRRDLATKLIDRGVNLDPIGPWSKVGLVIYSAQVPLGATPEYLAGHYTIQGASSMLPVMALAPQENERILDMCAAPGGKSSHIASLMKNTGVLVSNDANSERIKAVIGNFHRLGVVNAIVSCEDGVKFPKIMAGFDRVLLDAPCTGTGVIAKDASVKASKSQVDVQRCYNLQRKLILSAIDCLSAKSPSGGYLVYSTCSILPEENEWVIDYALKKRNVKLVPTGLDFGVEGFVNYRQHRFHPSLNLTRRYYPHTHNMDGFFVAKLKKFSDTLPPGSEPNDNDEEPFENTLSKEDKKELERQTKIENFSGKQPKKVKKDKKHIIKDFSKQINGKKPAQKPVQEKNNPDTPKAATTEIKKSSNAQDKVHQKVGKTLKKIKQKNRAFIKREQMKSIKKKGPIKEKGRNKKF; encoded by the coding sequence GAGCCTCCGATGGGCCCAAGAAGCTGTCGCACAAACAGAAGAAGAGGGCTGCTAAGCGTGTCCAGAAGGAGCAAAAGTTCCTGGGGAAAAAGGAAAAGGTAAAGGCACAATTGAAAGAGAAGAAAATGCAACTTTTGGAGGATTCTTCAGATGAAGAGCCCTCGGAGATGGCTAATGGGTTTAAAAAAGGGAAGATGAGGCAGAATTTTGTATCACTAAAGCCAGCAGCCTCGGATTCTGAGTTAGACAGCGAGATGGATGAAGATATGGATGAGGATGCGGTAAAAATTGGGAATTTGGATGATGTTTCTGAGGATTCTGGGTCTGAGGAGAGGGATGATTTTGACGGGGATGACGATGGGGATTTACTGCCATTTGAGAAGGCGAGTAAGAAGTTAAAAGAGAAAGCGAGGGAGGACAAAAAGCTGGCTGAGGAAGAATTAAAGCTGAATATTGCTGATCAGGAGGAGTTCAAACTTCCTGAAGAGGGCGATGAGGAAGGACCAAAGTCTCTGGATGAAGTTCAGCAGAGAATAAGGGAGATTATGAGGGTATTGGCAGACTTCAAGGCTCACAGGCAAGAGGGAAAATCCCGGCAGGATTACATGGATGTCCTGCGGAAGGATCTCTGCCTGTATTACAGCTACAATGACTTCCTGATGTCCACGCTCATGAACATCTTTCCCCTGGGCGAATTGGTTGAATTCCTGGAGGCTTCTGAGACAGAACGTCCTCTGACCATCCGGACAAATAATTTAAAGACCCGGAGAAGGGATTTGGCTACCAAATTGATTGATCGTGGGGTTAATCTTGATCCCATTGGACCATGGTCAAAGGTCGGTTTGGTCATTTACTCAGCCCAGGTGCCACTAGGTGCGACTCCAGAGTATCTAGCTGGACACTATACCATTCAAGGGGCATCGAGTATGCTGCCAGTGATGGCTTTGGCGCCTCAGGAGAACGAAAGAATCCTGGACATGTGTGCTGCTCCGGGCGGAAAGAGCTCTCACATTGCTTCCCTGATGAAGAATACAGGAGTTCTCGTGTCAAATGATGCCAACagcgaaaggataaaggcagtCATTGGGAACTTCCATCGTTTGGGAGTGGTAAATGCGATCGTGAGCTGCGAGGATGGAGTGAAATTTCCCAAGATCATGGCGGGATTTGACAGGGTATTGCTGGATGCTCCGTGTACAGGAACTGGTGTTATTGCCAAGGATGCTAGCGTGAAGGCTTCAAAGTCTCAGGTTGATGTTCAGAGGTGCTACAATCTTCAGCGGAAGCTCATTCTCAGCGCCATTGACTGCCTCAGTGCTAAATCTCCATCCGGAGGATACCTTGTCTATTCCACATGTTCAATCCTGCCCGAAGAAAACGAATGGGTGATTGATTATGCCCTGAAGAAGAGAAATGTCAAATTAGTGCCCACAGGGTTGGACTTTGGAGTTGAAGGATTCGTCAATTATCGGCAACACCGATTCCATCCATCGCTCAATCTCACCAGACGATACTATCCACATACGCACAATATGGATGGATTCTTCGTGGCGAAACTGAAGAAATTCTCAGACACTCTGCCACCTGGCTCAGAGCCCAATGACAATGACGAAGAACCATTTGAAAATACCCTTTCCAAGGAGGACAAGAAGGAACTAGAACGACAGACGAAAATTGAGAATTTCTCTGGGAAACAGCCGAAGAAAGTCAAAAAGGACAAAAAGCACATCATCAAGGACTTCAGTAAGCAAATTAATGGGAAGAAACCAGCTCAGAAACCCGTTCAGGAAAAGAATAATCCTGATACTCCCAAGGCTGCGACAACAGAAATCAAGAAATCCAGCAATGCCCAAGATAAAGTGCACCAGAAAGTTGGGAAGACATTGAAGAAGATTAAACAGAAGAACAGAGCCTTCATTAAGAGAGAACAAATGAAgagtatcaagaaaaaaggaCCCATCAAGGAGAAAGGCAGAAACAAGAAATTTTAG